Proteins from one Thaumasiovibrio subtropicus genomic window:
- a CDS encoding AMP-dependent synthetase/ligase — translation MKYHIVNRIQSQIATLSDNVAMRHKVEGQWQDITWRELGEQLDAIASAMAAFGVDVQDKVAIYADNMPRWTQVDVATLYNRAVTVPIYPTNTPVQAKHVLNDAGAKLIFVGAQAQLDAAMALLADCPSVVAVVSMSDALTLPESDKVFSFDAFLAKGTSDSAAQVEARLNSKQMEDLLTLIYTSGTTGVPKGVMLDYANIASQIETHDEKLAFNAGERSLSFLPLSHVFERAWTFYVLHRGGVNCYLSDVNQIKEALVEVKPHVMCAVPRFYEKIFAAIHEKVSKAPFIRKALFTWAVNMGAKMAECHRNGETPSWILAKSHKLADKLVLSKIRAALGGEIKMMPCGGAKLDPTIGRFFHALGINVKLGYGMTETTATVSCWDDSCFDPDSIGMTMPGAEVRIGEQDEILVKGPMVMRGYYNMPEETAKNFTEDGFLKTGDCGKLDENGNLFITDRIKELMKTSGGKYIAPQVIEGAIGKDHFIEQVAVIADTRKFVSALIVPCMDNLEEYARELNIKYQDRLELLKHNQIVEMIEARVNELQKDLARFEQVKKFTLLPNPFSMDEGELTPTMKLRRKVINERYQNQIESMYAEA, via the coding sequence ATGAAGTACCATATTGTTAATCGTATCCAAAGTCAGATTGCTACGCTAAGCGACAACGTCGCGATGCGTCATAAGGTTGAAGGTCAGTGGCAGGACATCACTTGGCGTGAATTAGGGGAGCAACTGGATGCTATCGCGTCAGCAATGGCTGCGTTTGGTGTGGATGTGCAAGACAAGGTGGCGATCTACGCTGATAACATGCCGCGCTGGACGCAAGTTGATGTGGCGACGCTCTATAACCGAGCGGTGACGGTACCCATCTACCCAACTAATACGCCTGTGCAAGCTAAGCACGTGTTAAATGATGCTGGTGCAAAACTGATTTTTGTCGGCGCACAAGCGCAGTTGGATGCGGCAATGGCTCTGCTTGCAGATTGCCCGAGTGTTGTGGCTGTTGTATCGATGTCAGACGCGCTGACGTTGCCTGAGAGCGACAAAGTGTTTAGCTTTGATGCTTTCCTAGCAAAAGGCACGAGCGATTCAGCAGCGCAAGTAGAGGCGCGATTAAACAGTAAGCAGATGGAAGACTTGTTGACCTTGATTTACACCTCAGGCACGACGGGTGTACCTAAAGGGGTGATGTTGGATTACGCCAACATTGCCTCTCAAATCGAAACACATGATGAAAAGCTTGCGTTTAACGCCGGAGAACGTTCGTTATCTTTCTTACCGCTTTCTCACGTGTTTGAACGTGCATGGACCTTTTATGTATTACACCGTGGTGGTGTGAACTGTTACCTCAGTGATGTGAATCAGATTAAAGAAGCCTTGGTCGAAGTTAAGCCACATGTCATGTGTGCCGTGCCACGCTTCTACGAAAAAATCTTTGCGGCTATTCATGAAAAAGTCTCGAAAGCCCCATTCATACGCAAAGCGCTTTTTACATGGGCGGTTAATATGGGCGCGAAGATGGCTGAGTGTCATCGCAATGGCGAAACCCCTTCATGGATATTGGCAAAAAGTCACAAGCTAGCAGATAAGCTCGTTCTGTCGAAGATTCGTGCTGCATTAGGCGGTGAAATCAAGATGATGCCTTGCGGTGGAGCGAAGTTAGATCCAACCATTGGCCGTTTTTTCCATGCGCTTGGTATCAATGTGAAGCTTGGCTACGGTATGACAGAAACGACGGCAACCGTTTCTTGTTGGGATGATAGCTGCTTTGACCCTGATTCTATCGGGATGACAATGCCAGGAGCAGAAGTCCGCATCGGTGAGCAAGATGAGATCTTGGTGAAAGGGCCGATGGTCATGCGTGGCTACTATAATATGCCGGAAGAGACAGCGAAGAACTTTACTGAAGATGGTTTCTTAAAAACGGGCGACTGTGGCAAGCTGGATGAGAATGGCAACCTCTTCATCACAGACCGCATCAAAGAGTTGATGAAAACGTCTGGGGGCAAGTACATCGCTCCTCAAGTTATTGAAGGGGCCATTGGTAAAGATCATTTCATTGAGCAAGTAGCAGTGATAGCGGATACGCGTAAGTTTGTCTCTGCGTTGATTGTCCCTTGTATGGACAATCTAGAAGAGTACGCTCGTGAGTTGAACATCAAATACCAAGATCGTCTTGAACTGCTCAAGCATAACCAGATAGTGGAAATGATTGAAGCACGTGTGAATGAACTTCAAAAAGATCTTGCTCGTTTTGAGCAGGTGAAAAAATTTACATTGCTGCCGAACCCGTTCTCGATGGATGAAGGTGAGTTAACGCCAACCATGAAGCTGCGTCGAAAAGTGATTAACGAGCGTTATCAAAACCAAATCGAGAGCATGTATGCAGAAGCATAA
- a CDS encoding 1,4-dihydroxy-2-naphthoyl-CoA synthase, producing the protein MMTEQMTPIFDPKLWDEVPGFEFEDITYHRSKTQGTVRIAFDRPDCLNAFRPKTVDELYTALDHARQWSDVGCVLITGNGPSKKGQWSFSSGGDQRIRGKDGYKYEGEEANTADVARMGRLHILEVQRLIRFMPKVVIAVVPGWAAGGGHSLHVVCDLTLASREHAVFKQTDPDVASFDSGYGSAYLAKMIGQKRAREIFFCGFDYSAQDAFEMGMVNKVVDHYQLEEEALKWAEAINSKSPTAMRMLKYGFNLPDDGLVGQQLFAGEATRLAYGTEEAQEGRDAFLERRAKDFSKFPWHY; encoded by the coding sequence ATGATGACAGAGCAGATGACGCCGATATTCGATCCAAAATTGTGGGACGAAGTCCCAGGGTTTGAGTTTGAAGACATTACTTACCACCGCAGTAAAACACAGGGTACTGTGCGTATTGCTTTTGATCGTCCAGATTGCCTTAACGCCTTTCGCCCTAAAACCGTTGATGAGTTGTATACGGCACTTGATCATGCGAGACAATGGTCAGATGTAGGGTGCGTGTTGATTACCGGCAATGGCCCTTCAAAGAAAGGACAGTGGTCGTTCTCGTCTGGCGGAGATCAACGAATTCGCGGTAAAGATGGTTATAAATATGAAGGTGAGGAAGCAAATACTGCCGATGTCGCTCGTATGGGTCGTTTGCATATACTGGAAGTCCAACGTCTAATTCGTTTTATGCCGAAAGTAGTGATTGCAGTTGTACCCGGATGGGCAGCGGGTGGTGGTCACAGCCTTCATGTGGTGTGTGATCTCACTCTTGCATCAAGAGAGCATGCTGTCTTTAAACAAACAGATCCAGATGTTGCCTCGTTTGACTCTGGGTATGGCAGTGCATACTTGGCAAAGATGATTGGGCAAAAGCGAGCGAGAGAGATTTTCTTTTGTGGCTTTGATTACAGTGCGCAAGATGCATTTGAAATGGGCATGGTGAACAAGGTGGTGGATCATTATCAGCTTGAAGAAGAAGCATTGAAATGGGCTGAAGCGATCAATAGCAAATCACCGACAGCGATGCGCATGCTTAAATACGGCTTTAACTTGCCTGATGACGGCTTGGTAGGGCAACAGCTTTTTGCGGGTGAAGCAACGCGTCTTGCTTATGGAACAGAAGAAGCCCAAGAGGGGAGAGATGCTTTTCTAGAGAGAAGGGCGAAAGATTTTTCTAAGTTCCCATGGCACTACTAA
- a CDS encoding acetolactate synthase 3 large subunit — MDMLSGADMIVRSMIDQGVKHIFGYPGGSVLDIYDALHEKSDIEHVLVRHEQAAVHMADGYARATGEVGVVLVTSGPGATNAITGIATAYMDSIPMVVLSGQVMSNLIGNDAFQECDMVGISRPVVKHSFLVKDPRDIPTIIKKAFYLASTGRPGPVVVDIPKDMLNPAEKYEYEYPADIAMRSYNPTVQGHKGQVKRGLKALLEAKRPVLYVGGGAVMSECEEELMAIAERLNVPVVSTLMGLGAFPGTHKNALGMLGMHGTYEANMAMHHADLIFGIGVRFDDRTTNNLAKYCPDATILHIDIDPSSISKTVNADIPIVGSAEVVLSTMLKMLEEKEQINDAEAIGKWWDEIATWRAKECLKYATDNERIKPQQAIEVLHKLTNGDAYVTSDVGQHQMFAALYYPFNKPRRWINSGGLGTMGFGLPAAMGVKFALPDAEVVCVTGDGSIQMNIQELSTALQYDIPVKIINLNNRFLGMVKQWQDMIYQGRHSHSYMDSVPDFAAIAEAYGHVGVRIDDPNKLEEQLAAALALKDRLVFVDISVDETEHVYPMLVRGGAMNEMWLSKTERT, encoded by the coding sequence ATGGACATGTTATCCGGCGCCGATATGATCGTTCGGTCAATGATCGATCAAGGCGTTAAGCACATCTTTGGCTACCCTGGTGGCTCAGTTCTTGATATTTACGATGCTCTGCATGAAAAAAGCGATATAGAACACGTTCTTGTTCGACATGAACAAGCGGCAGTGCATATGGCAGATGGCTATGCACGTGCAACAGGCGAAGTCGGTGTCGTACTGGTAACGTCGGGACCCGGCGCGACAAATGCGATTACAGGTATCGCGACTGCTTATATGGATTCTATTCCTATGGTGGTCCTATCTGGTCAGGTAATGTCGAACTTAATTGGTAATGATGCCTTCCAAGAGTGTGACATGGTGGGGATCTCCCGCCCAGTCGTAAAGCATAGTTTCCTCGTCAAAGATCCACGTGATATCCCAACTATCATCAAAAAAGCATTTTACCTTGCGTCTACGGGGCGACCTGGACCTGTGGTTGTCGACATTCCAAAAGACATGCTCAATCCTGCTGAGAAATATGAGTATGAGTATCCTGCGGATATCGCGATGCGCTCTTATAATCCGACGGTACAAGGGCATAAAGGTCAAGTTAAGCGCGGTTTAAAGGCGTTGTTAGAAGCGAAGCGCCCTGTACTGTATGTTGGTGGTGGCGCGGTTATGTCAGAGTGTGAAGAAGAACTCATGGCTATCGCAGAGCGACTAAATGTACCTGTGGTCAGCACTTTGATGGGACTTGGGGCGTTTCCAGGGACGCACAAAAATGCCTTGGGTATGTTAGGTATGCATGGTACCTATGAAGCGAACATGGCGATGCACCATGCAGATTTGATTTTTGGTATTGGGGTGCGTTTTGATGACCGCACGACGAATAACCTCGCCAAGTATTGTCCTGATGCGACGATTTTGCACATCGATATTGATCCGTCTTCGATCTCTAAAACGGTGAATGCGGATATCCCGATTGTGGGTAGCGCAGAAGTGGTGTTGTCGACCATGCTGAAGATGCTCGAAGAGAAAGAGCAGATTAATGATGCCGAAGCCATTGGTAAGTGGTGGGATGAAATCGCGACTTGGCGTGCAAAAGAGTGCTTGAAATATGCGACAGATAATGAGCGCATTAAACCGCAACAAGCCATTGAAGTGTTGCATAAACTAACGAATGGTGATGCCTACGTCACTTCTGATGTTGGTCAGCACCAAATGTTTGCTGCCCTTTATTACCCATTTAACAAGCCTCGCCGCTGGATAAACTCGGGTGGACTTGGCACGATGGGCTTTGGGTTGCCAGCAGCGATGGGCGTGAAGTTTGCTCTGCCTGATGCTGAAGTTGTGTGTGTGACAGGAGACGGCAGTATTCAGATGAATATTCAAGAGCTGTCGACTGCGCTGCAGTACGACATTCCAGTGAAGATCATCAATCTGAATAATCGCTTCCTCGGCATGGTGAAGCAATGGCAAGATATGATTTATCAAGGACGCCATTCACATTCCTACATGGACTCTGTACCTGACTTTGCTGCTATCGCGGAGGCGTATGGGCATGTTGGTGTTCGTATCGATGATCCTAATAAGTTAGAAGAGCAGTTAGCAGCAGCGTTAGCGTTGAAAGATCGCTTAGTGTTTGTCGATATCAGTGTCGATGAGACAGAGCACGTCTACCCAATGCTGGTGCGAGGCGGTGCAATGAATGAAATGTGGTTGAGTAAAACGGAGAGAACTTAA
- the ilvN gene encoding acetolactate synthase small subunit — translation MQRSIVSVLLENEPGALSRVVGLFSQRGYNIESLTVAPTDDPTLSRLNITTTVVDDAAGEQIEKQLHKLVDILKVSNVTEAAHIERELMLVKAKASGFARAEVKRTADIFRGQIVDVTASQYTVQLAGTTEKLDAFLEALAEVTDIIEVARSGVVGIARGERALKA, via the coding sequence ATGCAAAGGAGTATTGTTTCAGTTCTACTAGAGAACGAACCGGGTGCTTTGTCTCGTGTAGTGGGTCTGTTTTCTCAACGTGGATATAACATTGAGTCATTGACTGTCGCTCCCACGGATGACCCTACGCTATCGAGGCTGAATATCACAACGACTGTGGTTGATGACGCAGCCGGAGAGCAGATAGAGAAACAGCTGCATAAACTCGTCGATATTTTAAAAGTCAGTAATGTTACTGAAGCGGCACATATTGAACGTGAGTTGATGTTGGTTAAAGCAAAGGCCAGCGGTTTTGCTCGCGCCGAAGTGAAACGGACTGCAGATATTTTCAGAGGTCAGATTGTGGATGTCACTGCGTCACAATATACAGTGCAACTCGCAGGTACAACGGAAAAATTAGACGCGTTTCTAGAAGCTCTAGCGGAAGTGACTGATATCATTGAAGTCGCTCGCAGTGGCGTTGTGGGCATTGCTCGAGGTGAGCGTGCACTAAAAGCCTAG
- a CDS encoding MJ1255/VC2487 family glycosyltransferase, with translation MKILFGVQGTGNGHTSRAREMARAFRERGVGVEVDFLFSGRPADQYFDMEVFGDYQVRRGFTFITENGHINHVKTALSNNLFAVAREVQQLDLSGYDLVLNDFEPVSAWAAKRQKVPSVGVSHQCSFLHQVPIQGQNVLDKGIIHYFAPTQQQLGLHWYHFEQPILPPIIPAMAMDKVSDNGRVLVYLPFESPDEVITLLSHFSEQTFDFYHPLHTEFEEKQNVHCHPLSRDGFHRALLSCSGVIANGGFELPSEAIGIGKKLLLKPLQGQFEQESNVMTLEMMGLAKVMNTLNLNALRTWLDQPSVGAVRFPNVANHIVDWVLKGDWDDYSLLWDNLWSAVEYPEAVEDLVSEFDTPKTRLKKRASLTSL, from the coding sequence ATGAAGATACTGTTTGGTGTGCAAGGTACCGGGAATGGCCATACATCTCGTGCACGTGAGATGGCGCGAGCTTTCAGGGAACGAGGTGTTGGTGTCGAGGTCGATTTTCTCTTCAGTGGTCGCCCTGCTGACCAATATTTTGATATGGAGGTTTTCGGCGATTATCAAGTGCGTCGAGGATTCACTTTCATTACAGAGAACGGCCATATCAACCATGTTAAAACGGCGCTAAGTAACAACTTATTTGCTGTGGCTAGGGAAGTACAACAACTCGATCTTAGTGGCTATGATCTGGTGTTGAATGATTTTGAACCTGTTTCTGCATGGGCAGCTAAACGTCAAAAAGTGCCCTCTGTCGGCGTTAGTCATCAGTGTTCCTTTCTGCATCAAGTACCGATTCAAGGGCAAAATGTACTGGATAAGGGCATCATTCATTATTTTGCACCAACTCAACAACAACTTGGCTTGCATTGGTATCATTTTGAGCAGCCAATACTGCCTCCGATAATTCCCGCAATGGCGATGGACAAGGTGAGTGACAATGGTCGAGTGTTAGTCTATTTACCTTTTGAATCGCCCGATGAAGTCATCACGCTCCTGTCGCACTTTTCCGAACAGACTTTTGATTTTTATCATCCATTACATACAGAGTTTGAAGAAAAACAGAATGTGCATTGCCACCCGTTATCAAGAGACGGCTTTCACCGTGCATTGTTAAGCTGTTCTGGGGTGATTGCCAACGGGGGATTTGAGCTACCTTCCGAAGCGATAGGGATCGGTAAAAAACTACTCTTAAAACCACTTCAAGGTCAATTTGAGCAAGAGTCCAACGTGATGACACTGGAGATGATGGGACTGGCAAAAGTGATGAACACACTTAACCTCAACGCCTTAAGGACATGGCTCGACCAACCAAGTGTTGGTGCAGTGCGATTTCCAAATGTCGCAAACCACATTGTGGATTGGGTGTTAAAAGGTGATTGGGACGACTACAGTCTCCTTTGGGATAACTTATGGTCAGCCGTTGAATATCCTGAGGCTGTAGAAGACCTTGTCAGTGAGTTCGATACCCCTAAAACGCGCTTGAAAAAGAGGGCGTCGCTAACATCTTTATAA
- the leuO gene encoding transcriptional regulator LeuO: protein MTRRGSSVLPREGYQMESTLRSVDLNLLTVFDAVMQEQNITRAAHNLGMSQPAVSNAVTRLKVMFNDELFMRHGRGIQPTQRAKQLFGPIRQALQLVKNELPSSVFSPETSNRTFKIAICSPSDMRFGPAILGKVADHAPNLRVQLEAEMDSELATKMRYQDIDFVIDYIRFDEAGFCSTELFSDELVVVASNNHPRLKDSITAAQFAEEKHAMLKSIPGVKGFADKVYQGQNFNESYQGASLSNIMYVVGQSDLIAVAPRWLASSVAENLDLNILPLPFDNAAISGYLSWHESSQKDKGHIWMRDMLMMICGDSSY from the coding sequence ATGACACGTAGAGGATCTTCTGTACTTCCGAGAGAAGGCTATCAAATGGAGTCAACCCTACGCAGTGTGGATTTAAATCTGCTAACGGTTTTTGATGCAGTAATGCAAGAACAAAACATCACCCGTGCAGCACACAATTTAGGTATGTCGCAGCCAGCAGTGAGTAATGCTGTGACGCGTTTGAAAGTGATGTTTAATGATGAATTGTTCATGCGTCATGGCCGCGGAATTCAACCTACACAGCGCGCTAAACAGCTATTTGGCCCGATTCGCCAAGCGCTCCAGTTAGTGAAAAATGAACTGCCGTCTTCTGTCTTTTCTCCAGAAACCTCAAATCGTACTTTCAAAATTGCTATTTGTAGTCCTTCAGATATGCGTTTTGGTCCTGCGATATTAGGTAAAGTCGCTGATCATGCACCTAACCTGCGTGTTCAACTAGAAGCTGAAATGGACTCTGAGCTAGCGACAAAAATGCGCTACCAAGATATCGACTTCGTCATTGACTACATTCGTTTTGATGAAGCTGGTTTTTGCTCTACTGAGTTATTTAGTGATGAGCTGGTCGTGGTTGCATCGAACAACCACCCACGCTTAAAAGACAGCATTACCGCTGCGCAATTTGCGGAAGAAAAACACGCAATGCTGAAGAGCATTCCGGGTGTGAAAGGTTTTGCTGACAAGGTCTACCAAGGCCAAAACTTTAATGAGTCATACCAAGGCGCGAGTTTGAGCAACATTATGTACGTGGTGGGACAATCTGATTTGATTGCCGTTGCACCTCGTTGGCTAGCAAGCTCTGTTGCAGAGAACTTGGATCTGAACATTTTACCATTGCCATTTGATAACGCTGCGATTAGTGGTTATTTGAGCTGGCATGAGTCTTCTCAGAAAGACAAAGGTCATATCTGGATGCGCGACATGCTGATGATGATCTGTGGTGATAGTAGCTACTAA
- a CDS encoding sodium:proton antiporter, with amino-acid sequence MKKVMLYSALLMLGLVCSQIFPMLFAGYTSLQPLIMMLTMIALSYIMINVGREFELDKSNLKQYGWDYVVAMTTATFPWIAVVLYFVFVVMPPELWSNLDAWKESLVIGRFAAPTSAGVLFSMLAAAGLGATWMFKKARVLAIFDDLDTVLLMIPLSIVIVGWNPALGVALILMFGMLLLAYKYLHAWDLPASAKHIMIYSTIIAVACKAFYIMTGAHFEVLLPAFVLGCMLKSQHETALDQRFSTVLAAIFMVLVGLSLPQIFGATGSPEVTESVTGSLPPMPMGEVLFHVMIITIISNVGKMFPLCCYRNVATVKERLALCIGMWPRGEVGAGVLMISIGYGFGGPIVTIGMLSLALNLILTGWFITLARNLIVSSAEEVQNEKVRA; translated from the coding sequence ATGAAAAAAGTTATGCTGTATTCAGCACTACTCATGTTGGGATTAGTGTGTTCACAAATATTCCCAATGCTATTTGCTGGGTATACTTCACTCCAACCCCTTATCATGATGCTCACCATGATTGCCCTCTCATACATCATGATAAATGTTGGTCGTGAGTTCGAACTCGATAAGTCAAATCTAAAACAGTATGGCTGGGATTATGTCGTCGCGATGACCACTGCGACATTCCCTTGGATTGCTGTCGTGCTGTACTTCGTCTTTGTGGTAATGCCGCCAGAACTATGGAGCAATCTTGATGCATGGAAAGAGTCGTTAGTCATAGGGCGATTTGCGGCACCCACGTCAGCTGGTGTGCTTTTCTCTATGCTTGCCGCTGCTGGTCTAGGGGCAACGTGGATGTTCAAGAAAGCCCGAGTACTAGCCATCTTCGATGACCTAGATACCGTACTGCTGATGATTCCGCTCAGCATTGTCATTGTCGGTTGGAACCCTGCTCTTGGCGTGGCTCTCATCCTGATGTTTGGCATGCTCTTACTGGCCTACAAATACCTGCACGCATGGGATCTTCCCGCGAGTGCGAAGCACATTATGATCTACTCAACGATCATCGCAGTTGCATGCAAAGCCTTTTATATAATGACTGGTGCACACTTTGAGGTATTGCTTCCGGCGTTCGTATTAGGCTGCATGTTAAAATCTCAGCATGAAACTGCGCTAGATCAACGTTTCTCGACCGTTCTTGCGGCAATATTTATGGTGTTGGTAGGCTTAAGTCTACCGCAGATTTTCGGAGCAACAGGATCACCAGAAGTGACAGAGAGCGTCACAGGATCCCTCCCCCCAATGCCTATGGGAGAAGTGTTGTTCCACGTGATGATAATCACGATTATTTCAAACGTCGGCAAAATGTTCCCGCTATGTTGTTACCGCAACGTAGCGACAGTAAAAGAGCGTTTAGCCCTGTGTATTGGCATGTGGCCACGCGGTGAAGTAGGCGCCGGCGTTTTGATGATCAGCATCGGCTACGGGTTTGGCGGACCTATCGTGACAATTGGGATGCTGTCACTGGCTCTAAACCTCATTCTGACTGGCTGGTTTATTACTCTTGCTCGCAACCTAATTGTGAGTAGTGCTGAGGAGGTACAAAATGAAAAAGTTAGAGCTTAA
- a CDS encoding phosphatase PAP2 family protein, producing the protein MMILAPIQRFDYAFSTLCLCHRFNLVTAKISRAISRTGDGHLYVVIALLVVMFDQQKGAEFLSLGLMAFAIELPIYFLLKNSVKRDRPTELPSFIKPSDRYSLPSGHTAAAFIMAALVSYFYPSFAPYVWVWASLVGLSRVMLGVHYFSDIIAGIVLGLSAFQFATEML; encoded by the coding sequence ATGATGATCCTGGCGCCAATACAACGCTTTGACTACGCGTTTTCGACCCTTTGTTTATGTCATCGGTTTAATTTGGTGACAGCAAAAATTAGCCGAGCAATCTCACGCACCGGGGATGGTCACCTGTATGTCGTGATCGCGTTGCTCGTTGTCATGTTTGATCAACAAAAAGGCGCTGAGTTCTTATCACTTGGCTTGATGGCCTTTGCTATTGAACTGCCTATCTACTTTTTGCTGAAGAACAGTGTAAAGCGCGACCGTCCTACAGAACTGCCTTCCTTTATAAAACCTTCTGATCGCTACAGCTTGCCTTCGGGTCACACTGCGGCCGCATTTATCATGGCAGCATTAGTAAGTTACTTCTACCCATCGTTTGCACCGTATGTCTGGGTGTGGGCGAGCTTAGTGGGGCTGTCTCGCGTCATGTTAGGTGTCCATTATTTTTCTGACATTATTGCTGGGATCGTACTTGGCTTGTCAGCGTTTCAGTTCGCAACGGAGATGCTATGA
- the pykF gene encoding pyruvate kinase PykF: protein MKKTKIVCTIGPKTESVEMLTKLAESGMNVMRLNFSHGDFAEHGQRIANLREVMANTGKNLAVLLDTKGPEIRTIKLENGDDVALVAGQEFTFTTDTSVIGNKDKVAVTYPGFAADLTVGNTILVDDGLIEMEVIATTETDVKCKVLNNGDLGENKGVNLPGVSVQLPALSEKDKADLVFGCEQGVDFVAASFIRKASDVKEIRDLLNANGGEAIKIISKIENQEGVDNFDEILELSDGIMVARGDLGVEIPVEEVIFAQKMMIEKCNRARKTVITATQMLDSMIKNPRPTRAEAGDVANAIMDGTDAVMLSGESAKGKYPVEAVTIMAQICERTDAAMKAELGARLDSSRLRITEAVCKGAVDTSEKLNAPLIVVATQAGKTARSVRKYFPTANILVVTTNKKTAAQTALVKGATAVVVDEIENTDAFYTRGKELALETGLGAKGDIVVMVSGALVPSGTTNTSSVHVL, encoded by the coding sequence ATGAAAAAAACCAAAATCGTATGTACGATTGGTCCTAAAACCGAATCAGTTGAAATGCTAACTAAGCTAGCAGAATCAGGCATGAACGTTATGCGCCTGAACTTCTCGCACGGCGACTTTGCAGAGCATGGCCAACGCATCGCAAACCTACGCGAAGTGATGGCAAACACTGGTAAAAACTTGGCGGTTCTACTGGATACTAAAGGTCCTGAGATTCGTACCATCAAACTAGAGAATGGCGATGATGTCGCTCTTGTTGCTGGCCAAGAATTCACGTTCACTACTGACACTTCTGTAATCGGCAACAAAGATAAAGTTGCTGTTACTTACCCAGGTTTCGCTGCTGACCTAACTGTTGGCAACACTATCCTTGTCGACGATGGTCTGATCGAGATGGAAGTGATTGCAACAACTGAAACCGACGTTAAGTGTAAAGTACTCAATAACGGTGACCTAGGTGAGAACAAAGGTGTTAACCTACCTGGCGTTTCTGTTCAACTTCCTGCGCTTTCTGAAAAAGATAAAGCTGACCTCGTGTTCGGTTGTGAGCAAGGCGTAGATTTCGTTGCAGCATCTTTCATCCGTAAAGCTTCTGACGTTAAAGAGATCCGTGATCTTCTAAACGCTAACGGCGGCGAAGCAATCAAGATCATCTCTAAGATTGAAAACCAAGAAGGTGTAGATAACTTCGACGAGATCCTAGAGCTATCTGACGGTATCATGGTTGCTCGTGGTGACCTAGGTGTTGAAATCCCAGTTGAAGAAGTCATCTTTGCTCAGAAGATGATGATCGAGAAGTGTAACCGTGCACGTAAGACGGTTATCACTGCAACTCAGATGCTTGACTCTATGATCAAGAACCCACGCCCTACTCGTGCAGAAGCGGGTGACGTTGCCAACGCAATCATGGACGGTACAGATGCAGTAATGCTTTCTGGTGAGTCAGCGAAAGGTAAATACCCAGTAGAAGCAGTAACGATCATGGCGCAAATCTGTGAGCGTACTGACGCTGCAATGAAAGCAGAACTAGGCGCTCGCCTTGACAGCTCTCGTCTACGTATTACTGAAGCGGTATGTAAAGGCGCAGTAGACACTTCTGAGAAGCTAAATGCACCACTTATCGTTGTTGCGACTCAAGCAGGCAAAACTGCACGCTCTGTTCGTAAGTACTTCCCAACAGCTAACATCCTTGTTGTAACGACTAACAAGAAAACTGCTGCACAAACAGCACTGGTTAAAGGTGCTACTGCTGTTGTTGTTGACGAAATCGAAAACACTGACGCGTTCTACACTCGCGGTAAAGAGCTTGCGCTAGAAACTGGCCTAGGTGCTAAAGGTGATATCGTCGTAATGGTATCTGGTGCGCTTGTCCCTTCAGGCACTACCAACACTTCATCTGTACACGTACTTTAA